The following coding sequences are from one Tistrella mobilis window:
- a CDS encoding acetyltransferase, with protein MATEFDGRVRDGRDDDLPVLLSIWERSVRATHDFLTEADIRDLVPVVRDQALPAVRLLIAADADGRIAGFLGLDGNRVEMLFVDPDHFGCGVGRALIEAAAALAGPRLDLDVNEQNPGARGFYAALGFIETDRSPLDGQGRAFPLIHLRRG; from the coding sequence ATGGCCACGGAATTCGACGGACGGGTGCGTGACGGGCGGGATGACGATCTGCCGGTCCTGCTGAGCATCTGGGAGCGATCGGTACGGGCGACCCATGATTTCCTGACCGAGGCGGATATCCGTGATCTGGTGCCCGTGGTGCGTGACCAGGCGTTGCCTGCCGTCCGTCTGCTGATTGCAGCGGATGCCGATGGCCGGATCGCGGGTTTTCTGGGCCTCGACGGCAACAGGGTGGAGATGCTGTTCGTCGACCCCGATCATTTCGGATGCGGGGTCGGGCGGGCCCTGATCGAGGCAGCCGCGGCTCTGGCGGGGCCGCGGCTCGACCTCGACGTCAATGAACAAAACCCCGGGGCGCGGGGGTTTTATGCGGCACTGGGCTTCATCGAAACCGACCGATCGCCCCTGGACGGGCAGGGGCGGGCCTTTCCGCTGATCCATCTGCGGCGGGGCTGA
- a CDS encoding flavin reductase family protein, translating into MTDGTITLPAAGTADAEAHVVPPAAFRAGLRRLAGGVTIVATGDRGDRAGLTATAVMSLTAEPPRVAVAINRSAQAHDRILAERRFSINLLAADHGPLARLFAGGDPARAGEARFEDALWTTGKTGAPLLAPAAASLDCRLADTVTFESHTLMIGRVAEVRARDAATALVYHDGCFAGLAPID; encoded by the coding sequence ATGACCGATGGAACCATCACCCTGCCGGCTGCCGGCACTGCAGATGCCGAAGCGCATGTCGTGCCGCCGGCGGCCTTCCGCGCCGGGCTGCGTCGGCTTGCCGGGGGTGTCACCATCGTGGCGACGGGCGATCGCGGCGACCGGGCGGGGCTGACCGCCACGGCGGTGATGTCGCTGACGGCGGAACCGCCGCGGGTGGCCGTGGCGATCAACCGCTCCGCCCAGGCCCATGACCGGATCCTGGCCGAGCGCCGCTTCTCGATCAATCTGCTTGCCGCCGATCACGGGCCGCTTGCCCGGCTGTTCGCCGGCGGTGATCCGGCGCGCGCCGGCGAAGCCCGGTTCGAGGACGCCCTCTGGACCACCGGCAAGACCGGCGCGCCGCTGCTGGCGCCCGCCGCCGCCAGCCTGGATTGCCGGCTGGCCGACACGGTGACCTTCGAAAGCCACACGCTGATGATCGGCCGGGTGGCCGAGGTCCGCGCCCGCGACGCCGCAACCGCCCTGGTCTATCACGACGGCTGCTTCGCCGGCCTCGCGCCCATCGACTGA
- a CDS encoding TetR/AcrR family transcriptional regulator → MAGQGEGRAATGGGRAGQASRRSGAMRDEVIAFKRERILEEAAAAFYEHGYQGTTLEAVATRLGVTKPFIYYHFRNKAEILSEICRRGITEAVAALDAAQAAEGTPDQRLAAAIEAITRTVLEQQAYTAIYFREEKNYPADDAVELNRRRKAFDHKLSALLEEGVAAGVFEIEDVRLTALAIGGMISWAFTWYNPQGRLSTAEICRRMAGLVLRMVRRPE, encoded by the coding sequence ATGGCAGGGCAGGGCGAGGGCCGGGCTGCGACAGGCGGGGGCCGGGCTGGGCAGGCATCCCGGCGCAGCGGCGCCATGCGCGACGAGGTGATCGCCTTCAAGCGCGAACGGATTCTGGAAGAGGCCGCCGCCGCCTTTTACGAACATGGCTATCAGGGCACCACGCTGGAGGCGGTCGCCACCCGGCTGGGGGTGACCAAGCCCTTCATCTATTATCATTTCCGCAACAAGGCCGAGATCCTGTCCGAGATCTGCCGCCGCGGCATCACCGAGGCGGTGGCGGCGCTGGATGCGGCGCAGGCGGCCGAGGGCACCCCCGATCAGCGGCTGGCGGCGGCGATCGAGGCGATCACCCGCACCGTGCTGGAACAGCAGGCCTATACCGCGATCTATTTTCGCGAAGAGAAGAATTATCCCGCCGATGATGCGGTGGAGCTGAACCGCCGGCGCAAGGCCTTCGACCACAAGCTGTCGGCGCTGCTGGAGGAAGGGGTGGCGGCCGGCGTGTTCGAGATCGAGGATGTGCGGCTGACGGCGCTCGCCATCGGCGGCATGATTTCCTGGGCCTTCACCTGGTACAACCCCCAGGGCCGGCTGTCGACCGCCGAGATCTGCCGGCGCATGGCCGGGCTGGTGCTGCGGATGGTCCGGCGCCCCGAATAG
- a CDS encoding iron-containing alcohol dehydrogenase: protein MKQGVIACAPMEQVVYGTPAAEAVAAEAARIGADRVFLLHSGTLDRETDEIARIRAGLGHRLVGSSADMPPHSPRARVIALGQALRESGADLLVTVGGGSITDGGKVARLAAKMGWTDPAEMEPHHMYPSEDGGIVVPPVPDPDIPQIAVPTSLSGGEFYPLGGSTDEVTGLKQGYLSRGMGPRVVVLDPAITRHTPEWLWLSTGVRALDHAMETLGSLLSNDYCDGIAACALELLAEGLPRVKADPRDLEARLKCQIGVWQSMIPIVAGVPMGASHAIGHMLGGVAGVAHGHTSCVMAPAVLRFNAPVNADRQARIARSLGAAAGETAADAADRFIAALGMPRSLSAVGVTAADFDRIAEATMHDIWIRTNPRTVDGPAAVRGILESAA, encoded by the coding sequence ATGAAACAGGGTGTGATCGCCTGCGCACCGATGGAGCAGGTGGTGTACGGAACGCCTGCCGCCGAGGCGGTGGCCGCGGAAGCGGCGCGGATCGGGGCGGACCGGGTGTTCCTGCTGCATTCCGGCACGCTCGACCGCGAGACCGACGAGATCGCCCGCATCCGCGCCGGCCTGGGTCACCGGCTGGTCGGCAGCAGCGCCGACATGCCGCCGCACAGCCCCCGCGCCCGGGTGATCGCCCTGGGCCAGGCCCTGCGCGAAAGCGGCGCGGATCTGCTGGTGACGGTGGGTGGCGGATCGATCACCGATGGCGGCAAAGTCGCCCGGCTGGCGGCGAAGATGGGCTGGACCGACCCGGCGGAGATGGAGCCGCACCACATGTATCCGTCGGAAGACGGCGGCATCGTGGTGCCGCCGGTGCCCGATCCCGACATCCCGCAGATCGCCGTGCCGACCTCTCTGTCCGGTGGCGAGTTCTACCCGCTGGGCGGCAGCACCGACGAGGTGACCGGGCTGAAACAGGGCTATCTCAGCCGCGGCATGGGCCCGCGCGTGGTGGTGCTGGATCCGGCCATCACCCGCCATACCCCCGAATGGCTGTGGCTGTCGACCGGGGTGCGGGCGCTGGATCATGCCATGGAGACGCTGGGCTCCCTGCTCTCCAACGATTATTGCGACGGCATCGCCGCCTGCGCGCTGGAGCTGCTGGCCGAAGGCCTGCCGCGGGTGAAGGCCGACCCCCGGGATCTGGAGGCCCGGCTGAAATGCCAGATCGGCGTCTGGCAGAGCATGATCCCGATCGTCGCGGGCGTGCCGATGGGGGCAAGCCACGCCATCGGCCACATGCTGGGCGGCGTGGCCGGCGTGGCCCATGGCCACACCTCCTGCGTGATGGCACCGGCGGTGCTGCGCTTCAACGCGCCGGTCAATGCCGACCGCCAGGCCCGGATCGCCCGGAGCCTGGGCGCCGCAGCGGGCGAAACTGCGGCCGATGCGGCCGACCGCTTCATCGCGGCGCTCGGCATGCCGCGCAGCCTGTCGGCGGTGGGCGTGACGGCGGCCGATTTCGACCGCATCGCCGAGGCGACCATGCACGACATCTGGATCCGCACCAATCCGCGCACCGTGGACGGGCCTGCGGCCGTGCGCGGCATTCTGGAAAGCGCCGCCTGA
- a CDS encoding phage holin family protein, translating to MHDLLQGLWSAMRETADLLGLTVIAAYLGRLLVHVGEVQRGRRRFFSTHLLWELVTAIAIGIVADGIAHQLGLAGPPRTAAIVAIAYLGPRGLEEVIVRLIAVRRS from the coding sequence ATGCACGACCTTCTCCAGGGCCTGTGGTCGGCGATGCGTGAGACCGCCGACCTTCTGGGCCTGACCGTGATTGCCGCCTATCTGGGCCGGCTGCTCGTCCATGTGGGCGAAGTGCAGCGCGGCCGGCGGCGCTTTTTCAGCACGCACCTGCTGTGGGAACTGGTGACGGCGATCGCGATCGGCATCGTCGCCGACGGCATCGCCCATCAGCTGGGCCTGGCCGGCCCGCCCCGCACCGCGGCCATCGTGGCCATCGCCTATCTCGGGCCCCGCGGGCTCGAGGAAGTCATCGTGCGGCTCATCGCCGTGCGCCGCAGCTGA
- a CDS encoding glycoside hydrolase family 108 protein, with protein MDMSLPDAAPRSPLFEASLQVVLAWEGGETVTDDPLDPGGITRWGISLAFLRRIDPGAGPDRIRTLDRDEAAAIYARDFWRPIRGDQLPPPLALFTFDSAVNLGVPRAVRLLQQAVGADVDGIMGPRTVNAARAAAQRPQRLTQALADMAAGRLQIYATRPGFPRFGRGWTRRVLDVHGRAVALATEEGAAA; from the coding sequence ATGGACATGTCTCTGCCCGATGCCGCCCCCCGGTCGCCCCTGTTCGAGGCGAGCCTGCAGGTCGTGCTGGCCTGGGAGGGCGGCGAGACCGTCACCGACGATCCGCTCGACCCCGGCGGCATCACCCGCTGGGGGATCAGCCTGGCCTTTCTGCGCCGGATCGACCCCGGCGCCGGGCCCGACCGGATCCGGACCCTGGATCGCGACGAGGCGGCGGCGATCTATGCCCGCGACTTCTGGCGCCCGATCCGCGGTGACCAGCTGCCGCCGCCGCTCGCCCTCTTCACCTTCGACAGCGCGGTCAATCTGGGCGTGCCGCGCGCGGTGCGCCTGCTGCAGCAGGCGGTGGGCGCCGATGTCGACGGCATCATGGGGCCGCGCACCGTCAATGCCGCCCGGGCCGCCGCCCAGCGGCCGCAGCGCCTGACCCAGGCCCTGGCCGACATGGCCGCAGGCCGTCTGCAGATCTATGCCACCCGCCCCGGCTTTCCGCGCTTCGGGCGCGGCTGGACCCGCCGGGTGCTGGATGTTCACGGGCGGGCCGTGGCGCTCGCCACCGAAGAAGGAGCCGCAGCATGA
- a CDS encoding XRE family transcriptional regulator, which yields MAMQNRIREWRERRGLTMHELGQRVGTEASQINKLEKGSRRLTAEWMGRLARALDCAPADLLVPDHLPTAGGELGETAGLPPLAPHPAAPLSPAPLPAPTQPTGFVAEPAHETATPPGATPRDLPVYGAAMGGDDGAFDFNGTVNEYVARPPILAGVANGYAVYVQGESMEPRYFAGELVHVNPNRPITPGCFVVVQIRTGDPHVPTRGLIKQFVRRTATRLHLRQFNPRGELEHELGQVLSIHRIVGASDYG from the coding sequence ATGGCCATGCAGAACCGCATCCGCGAGTGGCGCGAACGGCGCGGGCTGACCATGCATGAGCTGGGGCAGCGCGTAGGAACCGAGGCGTCACAGATCAACAAGCTGGAAAAGGGCTCCCGCCGGCTGACCGCCGAGTGGATGGGCCGCCTTGCGCGGGCGCTGGACTGCGCGCCGGCCGATCTGCTGGTCCCCGACCATCTGCCGACAGCCGGCGGAGAGCTGGGCGAAACGGCCGGTCTGCCGCCGCTGGCGCCCCACCCGGCCGCCCCCCTGTCCCCCGCACCCCTTCCCGCACCGACGCAGCCCACCGGCTTCGTCGCCGAGCCGGCGCATGAAACGGCAACGCCGCCCGGCGCCACACCACGTGACCTTCCGGTCTATGGTGCGGCCATGGGCGGCGATGATGGGGCGTTCGATTTCAACGGCACGGTCAACGAATACGTCGCCCGGCCGCCGATTTTGGCCGGAGTGGCCAACGGCTATGCGGTCTATGTTCAGGGGGAAAGCATGGAGCCGCGCTATTTCGCCGGCGAGCTGGTCCATGTGAACCCCAACCGACCGATCACGCCCGGTTGTTTCGTGGTGGTCCAGATCCGCACCGGCGACCCGCATGTGCCGACCCGCGGGCTGATCAAGCAGTTCGTCCGGCGCACTGCGACCCGGCTGCATCTGCGCCAGTTCAACCCGCGCGGCGAGCTGGAACACGAGCTGGGCCAGGTGCTGAGCATCCACCGGATCGTCGGCGCCAGCGATTACGGCTGA